One Phaseolus vulgaris cultivar G19833 chromosome 11, P. vulgaris v2.0, whole genome shotgun sequence genomic window carries:
- the LOC137829776 gene encoding auxin-responsive protein SAUR71-like, which yields MKQLIRKLSRVGDSSQYTLLRSDSRRPRRAASLRRHAGVPVGHVPVYVGEEMERFVVSAELLNHPVFVKLLNRSAQEYGYEQKGVLRIPCHVIVFQRVLEALRLGRNSLQDLHDLLTSSQEFS from the coding sequence ATGAAGCAGCTAATTCGCAAGCTCTCACGCGTCGGCGACTCCTCGCAGTACACGCTCCTCCGCTCCGACTCCCGCCGCCCGCGACGCGCCGCCTCTCTCCGCCGCCACGCGGGGGTTCCGGTGGGCCACGTGCCGGTGTACGTGGGCGAGGAGATGGAGCGGTTCGTGGTGAGCGCGGAGCTCCTGAACCACCCCGTTTTCGTCAAGCTCCTGAACCGGTCCGCGCAGGAATACGGGTACGAGCAGAAGGGCGTGCTCCGAATCCCCTGCCACGTCATCGTCTTCCAGCGAGTCCTGGAAGCGCTCCGACTCGGTCGCAACTCGCTCCAAGACCTCCACGACCTTCTCACCTCTTCCCAAGAATTTTCCTAG